The proteins below come from a single Chryseobacterium sp. MA9 genomic window:
- a CDS encoding DUF5995 family protein, whose translation MKTIEEVLKKLDEIIIWCKENKSPAGYFACTYRIMTAQVLKGIQQKKFEDNPRMISLDLAFAQRYLQAWDNYNKGERCSNSWYTSFEAAKNKNLLILQYIFLGMNAHINLDLGISAATIMPYRKINPLKKDFENINNVIASINQNVQDSLNKICYPVDLIDKLSNGKDNSVLDFAISKTRDTSWATAVIASNTPNFLRESVIGIVDYAAAKVATQILNPKILTPALLKELKNCESSDVVKNIEILESTKNS comes from the coding sequence ATGAAAACCATTGAGGAAGTTCTGAAAAAACTGGATGAAATCATCATCTGGTGCAAAGAAAATAAGAGTCCTGCAGGGTATTTTGCCTGTACCTACAGAATTATGACTGCACAGGTTCTAAAAGGAATTCAGCAGAAAAAATTTGAAGATAATCCCAGAATGATATCACTTGATCTTGCTTTTGCACAAAGATACCTTCAGGCATGGGATAACTACAACAAAGGAGAAAGATGTAGCAATTCATGGTATACCTCCTTTGAGGCTGCTAAAAACAAGAATCTATTGATATTGCAGTACATATTTTTGGGCATGAATGCACACATCAATCTGGATCTGGGAATTTCTGCAGCTACTATAATGCCTTACCGGAAGATAAATCCATTGAAAAAGGATTTTGAAAACATAAATAATGTCATTGCTTCCATTAATCAGAACGTTCAGGATTCTTTAAATAAAATCTGCTATCCAGTAGATCTTATTGACAAACTTTCTAACGGAAAAGATAATTCTGTACTAGATTTTGCCATTTCAAAAACAAGAGACACTTCATGGGCAACGGCAGTCATTGCATCCAACACTCCCAATTTCTTAAGAGAATCTGTAATTGGTATTGTGGATTATGCGGCTGCTAAAGTCGCTACCCAAATTCTGAACCCGAAGATCCTCACTCCCGCCCTTTTAAAAGAACTTAAAAATTGCGAAAGCAGTGATGTGGTAAAAAATATAGAGATCTTAGAATCTACAAAGAACTCTTAA
- a CDS encoding YciI family protein encodes MKSKTLLTVCFLISALSFAQEKKAEKSKFNPELATSLGADKYGMKPYTIVMLTTGSVKIEDKAKIGELMKGHMANIGKLADEGKIVVAGPFLEKNKENYRGMFIFNTKSKEEAELWVKTDPAVQAGVFSYEIFPWYGSAALPLYLKHHDEISKENP; translated from the coding sequence ATGAAATCAAAAACATTACTAACCGTGTGCTTCCTCATATCAGCATTGTCCTTTGCTCAAGAAAAGAAAGCAGAAAAATCAAAGTTTAATCCGGAATTGGCAACTTCCCTAGGAGCTGACAAATATGGAATGAAACCTTATACTATTGTCATGCTGACAACAGGCTCTGTTAAGATTGAAGATAAAGCCAAAATAGGCGAACTCATGAAAGGCCATATGGCTAATATCGGCAAACTGGCAGATGAAGGTAAAATTGTTGTAGCCGGACCTTTTCTTGAAAAGAATAAAGAAAACTACCGCGGCATGTTTATATTCAATACCAAGTCTAAGGAAGAAGCTGAGCTATGGGTAAAAACAGATCCCGCTGTACAGGCTGGTGTTTTCAGTTATGAAATCTTCCCTTGGTACGGCTCAGCAGCACTGCCTTTGTATCTTAAGCATCATGATGAAATTTCAAAAGAAAATCCTTAA
- the pncB gene encoding nicotinate phosphoribosyltransferase, producing MNDVRLNSILDNDFYKITMQNAVVKLFPSSIVKYEFINRGKHHFPEGFDVALREAVNKMAELKLTKDEKKFMARTCPYIDLPYLDFLEGYHYDPSEVKIHQEGGDLSVIVEGLWYRTILWEVPLLALISELHYEMNHMERDSNEVVMSKTIEKADSLGRLGVTFAEFGTRRRHSYKVQNLVMEALTQKRESTFIGSSNVHFAMKYGVKPIGTHAHEWFMFHAAEYGFKMANEMALEHWVDVYRGDLGVALSDTYTTDVFFQQFDKKFAKLFDGVRHDSGDALEFADKTIAHYQSNGINPMFKYIIFSDALNLEKVEEITNYCKGKIGISFGIGTNLTNDVGLKPMNIVMKLIGVQAPNKEWIPTVKLSDEHGKYTGDPKMIELAKEFLRIKD from the coding sequence ATGAACGACGTAAGACTGAACTCTATCCTAGATAATGATTTTTATAAAATAACCATGCAGAATGCAGTGGTAAAACTATTCCCTAGTTCTATTGTAAAATACGAATTTATCAACAGGGGGAAGCACCACTTTCCGGAAGGATTTGATGTTGCTTTAAGAGAAGCTGTTAATAAAATGGCTGAACTTAAACTTACGAAAGACGAGAAAAAGTTCATGGCAAGAACATGTCCTTATATTGACCTTCCTTATCTTGATTTTTTAGAAGGCTATCATTATGATCCGTCTGAAGTAAAAATACATCAGGAAGGAGGTGACCTTTCCGTTATTGTAGAAGGGCTTTGGTACAGAACCATTCTTTGGGAAGTTCCATTGCTGGCATTGATCAGTGAACTTCATTATGAAATGAACCACATGGAAAGGGATTCCAATGAAGTGGTAATGAGCAAAACAATAGAAAAAGCAGACTCATTGGGCAGGCTTGGGGTAACTTTTGCAGAGTTTGGGACGAGAAGAAGACATTCTTATAAGGTGCAGAACCTGGTAATGGAAGCTTTGACTCAAAAAAGGGAATCAACTTTCATCGGAAGTTCAAATGTTCATTTTGCCATGAAATATGGTGTAAAACCTATTGGAACGCATGCTCATGAATGGTTTATGTTCCATGCTGCCGAATATGGATTCAAAATGGCCAATGAAATGGCTCTGGAACACTGGGTAGACGTTTATAGAGGTGATCTTGGAGTTGCCTTGTCTGATACATATACCACAGATGTTTTCTTCCAGCAGTTTGACAAAAAATTTGCAAAACTTTTTGATGGTGTACGTCATGACAGTGGTGATGCTTTAGAATTTGCAGACAAAACCATTGCCCATTATCAAAGCAATGGCATCAATCCTATGTTTAAATACATTATTTTTTCAGATGCATTAAATCTTGAAAAAGTAGAAGAAATAACCAATTACTGCAAAGGAAAAATCGGTATCTCATTCGGAATCGGAACTAACCTTACGAATGACGTAGGATTGAAACCAATGAATATCGTGATGAAGCTCATTGGCGTACAAGCTCCCAATAAAGAATGGATTCCTACGGTAAAGCTTTCCGACGAACATGGTAAATATACCGGAGATCCTAAGATGATTGAACTGGCAAAAGAGTTTTTAAGAATAAAAGATTAG
- a CDS encoding Dps family protein codes for MKNASIIGLKEADCKKISEKLNALLANYSVFYQNTRGSHWNIKGEQFFTLHPKFEELYNSLVLKIDEIAERILTLGATPAHNYSDYLKIATIKESREVTDGTKSVEQILSSFKVVIDLQRELLDITDEAGDEGTNSQMSDYITEQEKEVWMYNSYLGK; via the coding sequence ATGAAAAATGCTAGTATCATTGGCCTTAAAGAAGCCGATTGTAAAAAGATCTCAGAAAAATTAAATGCACTTTTAGCCAACTATTCTGTATTTTATCAGAACACAAGAGGTTCTCACTGGAATATTAAAGGAGAACAGTTTTTCACCCTTCATCCAAAATTTGAAGAGTTGTACAACAGCCTTGTTTTAAAGATTGATGAAATTGCAGAAAGAATCCTGACATTAGGAGCAACTCCTGCACACAATTACTCAGATTATTTAAAGATAGCAACTATTAAAGAAAGTAGAGAAGTAACTGACGGCACCAAAAGTGTTGAACAGATTTTAAGTTCGTTCAAAGTAGTCATTGATCTGCAGAGAGAACTTTTAGATATTACAGATGAAGCAGGAGATGAAGGTACCAATTCGCAAATGAGCGATTATATTACCGAACAGGAGAAAGAAGTTTGGATGTACAATTCTTATCTTGGAAAATAA
- the rpsL gene encoding 30S ribosomal protein S12: protein MPTIQQLVRKGRATLAKKSKSAALDSCPQRRGVCTRVYTTTPKKPNSALRKVARVRLSNGKEVNAYIPGEGHNLQEHSIVLVRGGRVKDLPGVRYHIVRGALDTAGVNGRTQRRSKYGAKRPKPGQAAAAPAKGKKK, encoded by the coding sequence ATGCCTACTATTCAACAATTAGTAAGAAAAGGAAGAGCCACGCTTGCCAAGAAGAGCAAATCGGCTGCCCTTGATTCTTGTCCACAAAGACGTGGTGTATGTACGAGAGTATATACAACTACACCTAAGAAACCTAACTCTGCACTTAGAAAAGTAGCAAGGGTAAGACTTTCTAACGGTAAAGAAGTGAATGCCTATATCCCGGGCGAAGGACATAATCTACAGGAGCACTCGATAGTATTGGTTAGAGGCGGAAGGGTGAAAGACCTACCGGGAGTACGTTACCACATCGTAAGAGGTGCATTAGACACAGCTGGTGTAAATGGAAGAACTCAGAGAAGATCTAAGTACGGAGCTAAGAGACCTAAACCAGGACAAGCAGCTGCTGCTCCTGCAAAAGGAAAGAAAAAATAA
- the rpsG gene encoding 30S ribosomal protein S7, translated as MRKTKAKKRPLLPDPKFNDQLVTRFVNNLMLDGKKSIAFKIFYDALEIVETKKGDNEKTALEIWKDALTNVMPHVEVRSRRVGGANFQIPMPIRADRKISMAMKWLIKYSKARNDKSMALKLANEVVAASREEGAAFKKKSDTHKMAEANKAFSHFKF; from the coding sequence ATGAGAAAGACAAAAGCGAAAAAAAGACCGTTGTTACCAGATCCGAAATTTAATGATCAATTGGTAACGAGATTCGTAAACAACTTAATGCTTGACGGTAAGAAGTCAATCGCATTCAAAATTTTCTATGATGCATTAGAGATCGTAGAAACTAAAAAAGGAGATAACGAAAAAACTGCACTTGAAATCTGGAAAGATGCACTTACAAATGTAATGCCTCACGTAGAAGTACGTTCTAGAAGAGTAGGTGGAGCTAACTTCCAAATCCCTATGCCAATCAGAGCTGATAGAAAAATTTCTATGGCAATGAAATGGTTAATCAAGTATTCTAAAGCTAGAAATGATAAGTCTATGGCTTTGAAATTAGCTAACGAAGTTGTAGCTGCTTCAAGAGAAGAAGGTGCTGCTTTCAAAAAGAAATCTGATACTCACAAAATGGCGGAAGCTAACAAGGCTTTCTCACACTTCAAATTCTAA
- the fusA gene encoding elongation factor G has translation MGRDLKFTRNIGIAAHIDAGKTTTTERILFYTGVNHKIGEVHDGASTMDWMEQEAERGITITSAATTCSWNFPTDQGKALPETKPYHFNIIDTPGHVDFTVEVNRSLRVLDGLVFLFSAVDGVEPQSETNWRLADNYKVARMGFVNKMDRQGADFLNVVNQVKEMLGSNAVPIVLPIGAEEDFKGVVDLIKNRAIIWDEAGQGATFEVVPIPEDMKAEVLEYREKLVEAVADYDETLMEKFFEDPDSISEDEINEALRKATIDLSIIPMTCGSSFKNKGVQFMLDAVCKYLPSPLDKDDIKGTDPRTDAEITRKPSVDEPFSALAFKIATDPFVGRLAFFRAYSGRLDAGSYILNTRSGDKERISRIYQMHANKQNPVEYIEAGDIGAAVGFKSIKTGDTMCDEKNPIVLESMVFPDPVIGIAVEPKTKADQDKMGNALAKLAEEDPTFTVRTDEASGQTIISGMGELHLDIIVDRMKREFKVEVNQGQPQVEYKENLTKVAQHREVYKKQSGGKGKFADIVFELGPAEEGKIGLEFINEIKGGNVPREFVPAIEKGFKAAMKNGPLAGFEVEGIKVVLKDGSFHAVDSDALSFEMAAKLGFKEAGRAAKPVIMEPIMKLEVVTPEEYMGNIIGDLNKRRGTISGQEEKNGAVVIKGSVPLSEMFGYVTTLRTLSSGRATSSMELEKYQATPQNVAEEIIAKAKG, from the coding sequence ATGGGAAGAGATCTTAAATTTACAAGAAATATTGGTATCGCTGCTCACATTGATGCAGGTAAGACTACCACTACAGAAAGGATTCTATTCTATACAGGGGTAAACCACAAAATTGGAGAAGTTCACGATGGTGCTTCTACAATGGACTGGATGGAGCAGGAAGCAGAAAGAGGTATTACCATTACTTCTGCAGCTACCACTTGTTCTTGGAACTTTCCAACAGATCAAGGAAAAGCTTTACCTGAAACTAAGCCTTACCACTTCAACATCATTGATACACCGGGACACGTTGACTTCACAGTAGAAGTAAACAGATCTTTAAGAGTATTGGATGGATTGGTATTCTTATTCTCTGCAGTAGATGGAGTAGAGCCTCAGTCTGAAACAAACTGGAGACTTGCTGACAACTACAAAGTTGCTAGAATGGGATTCGTAAACAAAATGGACAGACAAGGTGCTGACTTCCTTAACGTGGTAAACCAGGTTAAAGAAATGTTAGGATCTAACGCAGTTCCAATTGTTTTACCAATCGGTGCTGAAGAAGATTTCAAAGGTGTTGTTGACTTAATTAAAAACAGAGCTATCATCTGGGATGAAGCAGGACAAGGAGCTACTTTCGAAGTAGTGCCAATTCCTGAAGACATGAAAGCTGAAGTTCTAGAATATAGAGAGAAATTAGTAGAAGCTGTGGCTGACTACGATGAGACTTTGATGGAGAAATTCTTCGAAGATCCAGATTCAATCTCTGAAGACGAAATCAACGAAGCTCTTAGAAAAGCTACTATTGATTTATCTATTATCCCAATGACTTGTGGTTCTTCATTCAAGAATAAAGGAGTACAGTTTATGTTGGATGCAGTATGTAAATACTTGCCTTCTCCATTGGATAAAGATGATATCAAAGGTACTGATCCAAGAACTGACGCTGAAATCACAAGAAAACCATCTGTAGATGAGCCTTTCTCTGCATTAGCATTTAAGATTGCTACTGACCCGTTCGTGGGAAGATTAGCATTCTTCAGAGCATACTCTGGAAGATTAGATGCAGGTTCTTATATCTTGAACACTCGTTCAGGAGATAAAGAAAGAATCTCTAGAATCTATCAGATGCACGCTAACAAACAAAACCCAGTAGAATATATTGAAGCTGGTGATATTGGTGCAGCGGTAGGATTCAAGTCTATTAAAACTGGTGATACTATGTGTGACGAGAAAAACCCAATCGTTCTTGAATCGATGGTTTTCCCTGATCCGGTAATTGGTATCGCTGTTGAGCCTAAAACTAAAGCTGACCAGGATAAAATGGGTAACGCTTTAGCTAAATTGGCTGAAGAAGATCCTACGTTTACGGTTAGAACTGACGAAGCTTCTGGACAAACGATTATCTCTGGTATGGGTGAGCTTCACTTGGATATCATCGTAGATCGTATGAAGAGAGAATTCAAAGTTGAAGTTAACCAAGGACAACCTCAGGTAGAATACAAAGAAAACTTAACAAAAGTTGCTCAACACAGAGAAGTTTACAAAAAACAATCTGGTGGTAAAGGTAAATTTGCTGATATTGTATTTGAATTAGGACCTGCTGAAGAAGGTAAAATTGGTTTAGAATTCATCAATGAGATCAAAGGTGGTAACGTTCCTAGAGAATTTGTTCCTGCAATTGAAAAAGGCTTTAAAGCTGCAATGAAGAACGGTCCTTTGGCTGGTTTCGAAGTTGAAGGTATTAAAGTTGTTCTTAAAGACGGATCTTTCCACGCGGTGGATTCTGATGCTCTTTCATTTGAAATGGCTGCTAAATTAGGATTTAAAGAAGCGGGACGTGCTGCTAAGCCAGTAATTATGGAGCCAATTATGAAACTGGAAGTTGTAACTCCGGAAGAATATATGGGTAACATCATTGGTGACCTTAACAAAAGAAGAGGTACTATCAGTGGTCAGGAAGAGAAAAACGGTGCTGTTGTAATCAAAGGTTCTGTTCCACTTTCTGAAATGTTTGGATATGTAACAACTCTAAGAACACTTTCATCAGGAAGAGCTACTTCTTCTATGGAATTAGAGAAATACCAAGCTACTCCACAAAACGTTGCTGAAGAAATCATAGCTAAAGCAAAAGGTTAA
- the rpsJ gene encoding 30S ribosomal protein S10, with translation MSQRIRIKLKSYDYNLVDKSAEKIVKTVKATGAVVNGPIPLPTNKRIFTVLRSPHVNKKAREQFQLSAHKRLMDIYSSSSKTVDALMKLELPSGVDVEIKV, from the coding sequence ATGTCACAAAGAATCAGAATAAAACTAAAATCTTACGATTACAACTTGGTAGACAAGTCTGCTGAGAAAATCGTAAAAACGGTAAAGGCTACTGGTGCTGTTGTAAACGGTCCAATTCCATTGCCAACGAATAAGAGAATCTTCACAGTGTTGAGATCTCCGCACGTAAACAAGAAAGCAAGAGAGCAGTTCCAACTTTCAGCTCACAAGAGACTAATGGATATCTACTCTTCTTCTTCTAAAACTGTTGATGCTCTAATGAAATTAGAACTTCCTTCAGGTGTAGACGTTGAAATTAAAGTGTGA
- a CDS encoding TonB-dependent siderophore receptor yields MNKVVSFSLLLLGGVLANAQKVNDSVKHKNIDEVEVFGERKKQPQGLEAITRLPLKTRDQIQSISVISHKAIEELGALTVTDVAKNVPGVTLFSSYGGGSESMSIRGYRGVPVLKNGVQLDSDFRTAGMMTDMQGVESIQVIKGSAAVSQGIGNGLGSAGGVINVVTKRPQFIDQTNVGFRYGSWDFYRPTVDFQRVLDSQGKVAVRFNGAYQNNNSFRSHVKGERIYVNPSIAFRPDDKTYINVEMDYLHDKRTPDRGTINLAPGNVEALYHMPKGKFLGYTSDYAITEAYNFSTTAVRQLNDKLKVRAAFVNSMSNSDSEASSVSLPTGGTDYNIRQRTIGKSESLDINRVLQLDFIGEKVKTGIINHTFQVGFDWRETETSSVTYEAYKNSIAPENLITARPTEIGGVKYAANPLDIFDVVNGSISNALPANVVYKSLGRSNSVLTPSIGAMAQDVMSIGKYVKAHLGIRYSRLNGSANESVDTWNPNFGLIISPIENINVFGSYTTTTSLRSSNNILQAGGLVGPSHTKQWEAGIKSDWFNERLRFNVTWFDINTDNLSFQILDANYNPIKDANKNILYGLAGNLRRKGVEVELIGRILPNLQVMSGWAYLDAQYQDSPAYINGSRPMNAPKHTANAWLNYKFNKGLLDRLDVGAGIYYVGQRPVDEWTQKTFSAGHINSVKPGDQPFDMPEYTTVDAQVGYSLKNGMGVRVFFNNIFDSVGYSSYFRGGYIDQIQPRNFAVQVNYKF; encoded by the coding sequence ATGAATAAAGTAGTATCCTTTTCTCTGCTATTATTGGGTGGGGTTCTTGCCAATGCGCAGAAAGTAAATGATTCAGTAAAACACAAGAATATTGACGAAGTAGAAGTTTTTGGTGAAAGAAAAAAACAGCCGCAAGGGTTGGAAGCAATTACAAGATTGCCATTGAAAACCAGAGATCAGATTCAGAGTATTTCTGTGATCTCCCATAAAGCAATTGAAGAACTAGGAGCACTTACAGTCACTGATGTTGCTAAAAATGTACCCGGTGTAACATTGTTCTCAAGCTACGGAGGAGGAAGTGAAAGTATGTCCATCAGAGGGTACCGCGGTGTTCCGGTATTGAAAAATGGTGTTCAGCTTGATTCTGACTTCCGTACTGCCGGAATGATGACAGATATGCAGGGAGTAGAAAGTATTCAGGTGATCAAAGGATCTGCAGCAGTGAGCCAGGGAATCGGAAACGGTCTTGGATCTGCAGGTGGAGTCATCAATGTAGTAACCAAAAGACCTCAGTTTATTGATCAGACTAATGTAGGTTTCCGATATGGAAGCTGGGATTTTTACAGACCTACAGTAGACTTCCAGAGAGTTTTGGATTCTCAGGGGAAAGTTGCTGTAAGATTCAACGGAGCTTATCAGAATAACAATTCATTCAGAAGCCATGTAAAAGGGGAAAGAATTTATGTAAATCCATCAATCGCTTTCCGTCCGGATGATAAAACATACATCAATGTGGAAATGGATTATCTGCATGATAAAAGAACTCCGGATAGAGGAACCATCAATTTGGCTCCGGGAAATGTAGAAGCATTATATCATATGCCAAAAGGGAAGTTCCTTGGATATACTTCGGATTATGCCATCACTGAAGCATACAATTTTTCTACAACGGCTGTCAGACAGCTTAATGATAAACTAAAAGTAAGAGCTGCATTTGTGAATTCTATGAGCAATTCAGATAGCGAAGCATCATCAGTTTCATTGCCAACAGGAGGCACAGATTATAATATCAGACAACGCACCATTGGTAAGTCAGAATCATTGGATATCAACAGAGTTTTACAGTTGGATTTCATTGGTGAGAAAGTAAAAACAGGAATCATTAATCATACTTTTCAGGTTGGTTTTGACTGGAGAGAAACAGAAACATCTTCCGTTACTTATGAAGCCTATAAAAACTCCATTGCCCCTGAAAATTTAATTACAGCAAGGCCAACAGAAATTGGTGGTGTGAAATATGCAGCCAATCCGCTTGATATATTTGACGTAGTAAACGGATCTATTTCTAACGCACTCCCGGCAAATGTTGTTTATAAAAGCCTTGGACGTTCCAATTCTGTATTGACTCCAAGCATCGGAGCAATGGCTCAGGATGTGATGTCAATAGGTAAATATGTAAAAGCTCATCTGGGAATCAGATACAGCAGACTAAATGGTTCTGCCAATGAATCTGTAGATACATGGAATCCTAATTTTGGGTTGATCATTTCTCCCATTGAAAATATTAATGTTTTCGGATCTTATACCACAACTACTTCATTGAGATCTTCTAATAATATTCTTCAGGCTGGAGGATTGGTAGGTCCATCACATACAAAACAATGGGAAGCGGGAATTAAGTCAGACTGGTTTAATGAACGTTTAAGATTCAATGTTACCTGGTTTGATATTAATACAGATAACCTGTCATTCCAGATTTTGGATGCTAACTATAATCCCATTAAAGATGCCAATAAAAATATCCTTTACGGATTAGCAGGTAATCTGAGAAGAAAAGGAGTAGAGGTAGAACTTATCGGAAGAATTTTGCCAAACCTTCAGGTGATGTCAGGATGGGCTTACCTTGATGCACAATATCAGGACAGTCCGGCATATATCAATGGTTCAAGACCAATGAATGCTCCCAAACATACAGCCAATGCATGGTTGAATTATAAATTTAACAAGGGTCTATTAGACAGATTAGATGTAGGGGCAGGAATCTACTATGTGGGACAGCGCCCGGTAGACGAATGGACTCAGAAAACATTCAGTGCAGGTCACATCAACAGTGTAAAACCTGGAGATCAGCCTTTCGATATGCCAGAATATACTACGGTAGATGCTCAGGTAGGATATTCCCTGAAAAACGGAATGGGAGTAAGAGTATTCTTTAATAATATTTTTGATAGTGTAGGATACAGCTCTTATTTCAGAGGAGGATATATTGACCAAATTCAGCCTAGAAACTTTGCTGTACAGGTAAACTATAAATTCTAA
- a CDS encoding PepSY domain-containing protein, with the protein MRVLLKSLYRKRRKNESVTKYLMWITHLWLGLLSSSIVFVMCLTGCLYAFKNQIIDFSNRDKVYISPSSEKAMNPDLIQAELLKQNKELTSLMIPDDKGNSYMIGYRENNLDKSTYYNQYTGEVLGQPDVGSGRFFEIVLDLHRNLMMGNIGRQIVGASVLMFCILLISGLILWLPKKLKFLKQGLTFMFKAKFQRVNYDLHNTLGFYTFLMLFFIAVTGLYVTYPWVKNTLIISLGGSSIDNISKEKDSGDDAFGGLLEDMLQKQDEKKNLKEVTSASVDKILKLADHQLPYPAVTSIELPNEENPRYVVIKINRQNFLGMMFPDEVTFDKTGAFKTKELFSDKPLNKKFTALAKPLHTGEIMGLPSIILYFIASLIGCSLPVTGFLIWWHRFRKMK; encoded by the coding sequence ATGAGAGTATTACTTAAAAGCCTTTACAGGAAAAGAAGAAAAAACGAATCAGTTACAAAATACCTGATGTGGATTACTCATCTCTGGCTGGGACTTTTATCAAGTAGTATTGTTTTTGTGATGTGTCTTACCGGTTGTCTTTATGCTTTCAAAAATCAAATTATTGATTTTAGCAACAGGGATAAGGTGTACATCAGCCCGAGTTCTGAAAAAGCGATGAATCCAGATCTGATTCAGGCAGAATTATTAAAGCAGAATAAAGAACTTACTTCCCTGATGATTCCGGACGATAAAGGAAATAGCTATATGATTGGTTACCGTGAAAATAATTTGGACAAAAGTACTTATTATAACCAATATACAGGAGAGGTACTGGGACAGCCCGATGTTGGTTCCGGTAGATTCTTTGAAATTGTTCTGGATCTTCACAGAAATCTGATGATGGGAAATATAGGAAGACAGATTGTAGGAGCTTCGGTTCTTATGTTTTGTATTCTGCTGATTTCAGGATTGATTCTCTGGCTCCCGAAGAAACTGAAGTTTTTGAAACAAGGCCTGACTTTCATGTTCAAAGCAAAATTTCAAAGAGTTAATTATGATCTGCACAATACATTGGGTTTTTATACCTTCCTGATGCTGTTCTTTATTGCTGTTACCGGATTATATGTGACTTATCCGTGGGTGAAGAATACTCTTATCATAAGTCTGGGAGGATCATCAATAGATAATATTTCAAAAGAAAAAGACAGTGGAGATGATGCTTTCGGAGGGCTGCTGGAAGATATGCTTCAGAAACAGGACGAAAAGAAAAACCTGAAAGAAGTCACTTCCGCTTCTGTGGATAAGATTTTGAAGCTGGCAGACCATCAGCTTCCTTACCCTGCTGTTACAAGTATAGAGCTTCCTAATGAAGAAAATCCGCGATATGTTGTTATCAAAATCAACAGACAAAACTTTCTGGGAATGATGTTCCCGGATGAAGTAACATTTGATAAAACCGGAGCATTCAAAACGAAAGAACTGTTTTCGGACAAACCTTTGAACAAAAAGTTTACAGCTTTGGCAAAACCATTACATACAGGAGAGATCATGGGGCTGCCAAGTATTATTCTTTACTTTATAGCCTCTCTTATCGGTTGTTCATTACCGGTGACAGGGTTTCTGATCTGGTGGCATAGATTCAGGAAAATGAAATAA
- a CDS encoding low affinity iron permease family protein produces the protein MGHKGQHFFEKFSNGAVKFTGSPSAFIGAFLIVVIWAVSGPLFDFSETWQLVINTGTTIITFLMVFLIQKAQNKDSKAIQIKLNELLAAHEKASNRIVDIEDLTEEELDQLHIYYEKLGQLAKKDTDIHMSHSIDVAQINHDYKYEFFKRRHEEWMQKKEQKK, from the coding sequence ATGGGTCATAAAGGTCAACATTTTTTTGAAAAATTTTCAAACGGGGCTGTAAAATTTACCGGGAGTCCGTCTGCTTTTATCGGAGCTTTCCTTATAGTGGTGATATGGGCGGTTTCCGGTCCTCTTTTTGACTTCTCTGAAACCTGGCAGCTGGTGATCAATACAGGAACGACAATCATTACCTTTCTGATGGTATTCCTGATTCAGAAAGCTCAAAATAAAGATTCAAAAGCAATACAGATCAAGCTGAATGAACTTTTAGCCGCTCACGAAAAAGCCAGTAACCGGATTGTAGATATTGAAGATCTTACAGAGGAAGAACTTGATCAGCTTCATATCTATTATGAAAAACTGGGGCAGCTTGCCAAAAAAGATACAGATATCCATATGTCTCATTCCATTGACGTTGCACAGATAAATCATGATTATAAGTATGAGTTTTTTAAAAGAAGACATGAAGAATGGATGCAGAAGAAGGAACAAAAAAAATAA